The following are from one region of the Nostoc cf. commune SO-36 genome:
- the def gene encoding peptide deformylase, whose protein sequence is MTELAPIIQLGNPTLRQKAAWVENIQDEHIQKLIEDLIATVAKANGVGIAAPQIAQSYRLFIVASRPNARYPNAPEMEPTAMINPKIIAHSTEVVKDWEGCLSVPGIRGLVPRYKAIEVEYTDCQGNLQKQELTDFIARIFQHEYDHLDGIVFVDRLENTLDMITEQEYQQRVVNNK, encoded by the coding sequence ATGACTGAATTAGCGCCAATAATTCAATTAGGCAATCCGACATTGCGCCAAAAAGCTGCTTGGGTTGAGAATATTCAAGATGAGCATATCCAAAAATTAATAGAAGACTTAATCGCCACTGTTGCCAAAGCTAACGGCGTGGGTATTGCTGCGCCTCAAATAGCACAATCCTATCGTTTATTTATTGTGGCTTCCCGTCCTAATGCCAGGTATCCCAACGCCCCAGAAATGGAACCGACTGCCATGATTAATCCCAAAATCATTGCTCATTCAACTGAAGTTGTCAAAGATTGGGAAGGTTGTTTAAGTGTTCCAGGAATTAGGGGGCTAGTTCCTCGGTATAAAGCTATTGAAGTAGAATACACTGACTGTCAAGGCAACTTACAAAAGCAAGAACTAACCGATTTTATCGCTCGGATTTTTCAACACGAGTACGATCATCTAGACGGTATCGTATTTGTAGATCGTTTAGAAAATACTCTCGATATGATCACTGAACAGGAATATCAACAACGAGTCGTTAACAATAAATAA